The following nucleotide sequence is from Triticum dicoccoides isolate Atlit2015 ecotype Zavitan chromosome 7B, WEW_v2.0, whole genome shotgun sequence.
tggagacgtatcagtatccccaagcctaattcctgctcgtattcaagtaggtaaatgataaaaagatgaaAAGATAACTTTTTTTTTGACAGATGACTATTGCTCGGCAGATATGTTGGCGTTTGCAAAGCAGAGGATTGCCCAATCTGTATACTGATGCCGCCCAAGAGGGATCCTGATGATTCTGCACTAATACACAGAAGCACTGTAGCAGTTGATTTGGGCCCTTAGACTTTGATTGAATGGTGGATTTGTCCTTAACGCATTTCTGCGTCGTAGTGGCACTTGCAGGACGACGGGAAAGTAGCAGGAAAAAGTGGTATACTTCGTTTCAAGAAACACAGATGTAGTATTTACAAGATAGAATAAAGCTCAATTCAAGGAGTTGCACTATATTTATCTTTGCTGTTCGTGGACAATTTTACAATTTTCATCAGCAAGACCACACAGACCATTGACTCTGCCGCTGCAAAGAGAAACAAAACGATTCTATAACTACATATGAAAAACCACTCACTGACTCAGCAAGCCTCGGTTTCTCGAGAAGGCTCTTTGAAGCAATCAACATTGCATAGGCCCATTGATCTAATCATCTCGCCAAGCCTGCCAAAGATTCCCAAAGGTCAATGCAAAAAAATGTGAATCATACAGTATAAAATTTGATTTGACCTCAAAAAATGATTGTTACATAGTCTATGCTGATCGAGTACTCTGCATGATGGTGCAAGAGAGGAGGCTGAGGGAGGACCAACCTGTCAATGCTTTTCCTTGGTTTGTCTGTCTGTTCATTTTCATCTCTTGTCCTGTCAAATGTATCgacacttctccttgatctctcctTATGTGTGATGGACCTTGTCTTTTCCCTGACGTCTGTACTTCGATGGTGTTTATCTACACGTTCAGTGCTCAGCCTAGGAGGCTGCTCATGCCTTGAGCTCTTCCTCGATGGCTCTAACCTCTGCGAGGTCATCAAATGCGCCTCAGAAAGAGCGACGCTATCTGAAGGTTTTTCATTTCCAGCTAGCAACTTCTCACTCTCAGGTGCTGCTTCTTTTCCAGCAGGCAACTTCTCTACAGCCGACAGAAACTTCTTCAGATGCCTTATGTACACTGGGAAGGTCTCCAAGTTACAGTGATCGCCTCCCTCGATCCACAGAGGCTCATACTTCTGTTGGCTCAGCTCCCATATCCGCTTTCCATGGGAAAAATCAACAACATCGTCACTTGTACCCTGAGAAGAAAGGGAAACAGGCCATCAGGTTTATCTGAAGCTATGCACGGATTACACAAGGAGCATATCAGATATCACTACAACGTGTGGATGTATTTAATTCCAAACTTACATGAATCACCAGAACAGGGCATTTAACATGGGGAATTTTCTCGATGTTCTGTAACAAAGCAAATGTCTGTTAGTGTAGACAAAGCATGTGAGGTCTTTCAGTATTTCTCTTGATAGTTCAGCTAGTGAAGCAAACCTTATATATGTCAAACCAGTATGTTTTCTTCACAGAATACATGACACGCAGGCCAGAAAGTATGGGACTATGCAGAACAACTGCTCTTATGTGATGCAAGTGAGCAGCTAAATCAACAGTGGGGCCACTACCGACAGATTGACCATAAAGAACAATGTCTTCTTCCCTAGTCCCATAAACCTCCACAAGGCATTTATATGCAGACTCTATGTCAGCAAATGTATTAGCTTCACTTGCCTGAAAATGGAAGGCGCAGAAAGATTGTCGCAACAGAGTTTATTTTTCTAACCATGAGATAAACACATGGGATGGAACAATCTTCCATAAAAACAAATGGAATTAGCCAAATGCAAAAAAGGATCCCTTAACAGAAGCACTCACGTGGGAATCAGATTTGTGGCCTCTCCCATGACAAGAATATTAAGCTATTAAATGATTTCCACCTGCCTAAAACCTTTTTTAACTACTCTAGTATAAGCATGTATTGCTCCTCTAGCGACATGATAGAGCATTAGTTTCAAGAAAGAGCAGAAAGTATTATTAACCTTGCCTGATGACCGTCCATAACCAGAATAATCATACCTGCGAAAATTGAGCAAATTATTATCAAGGCACCAAAATGAGGTGTTGATACATCAATGATCAATGTTACCATTAAAAGTTGTAAAATGGAGAATAATACAAGGCTTGCTAAGGCATCAAGGAGAACGTAGGCTTGTAGCATTGGAGCATTATTTAAGTAGCTTACCTAGAATGACTAAATCTTCACAGAGGTGAAGTTGTATATGGCATGCAACGATAAAGCCATTTACACAATGGGCACCCAATTCACTGGTCAACATGTCAGGCTAACATAAAAGGCAGAGTAACAGTCTTTGAACATCTGTTCAAATTTTACGCAGCCAGCTTTAGTCTGTTATAAGCTGCAAACCTCTGACCGATGAAAATTTACTGCAAAAGGGTCGGTTTTTGTACTAATTAATCCAACCAAAATCTTGAATGCATCATGCAGACTGCACATCACCCCTATTGGACTATTCATCCTACATTAGGCATTCATCCATTATTATAAATTAAGAGGATATGCAACTTAGATAggtgaaatacttgtgttaagggtgaAATCAGGAAAACTGCAACTGAAGGCATTTTAAGTCAGTATCACGTATAATTTCAGCTCAGATGGCATCAGAATAAACACTGTGGGTGGGAAGATTGTCCAAACCAATTTCAATTTGGTGAAGAGCCAGATTGCACATTTGCTAGAAACCGAAATTGTTGGCTTTCCATCAATTTTCGTATTTTGATGTAATCGTGTGCCCTAATTAGGGAGTAACAATAACTGGGCACACTGACCTTATATGTTGGCTCAGTATTTTGCTTTTAATTGTAGTTACACTAGAAGATAACTGCGCATTGCAGTGGGATTTTAGCACAAAATGAAAAGGCAGaggtttaccgaaaaaggcttgcgCCCCGCTATATTAATATAGCAACCACCCGATACAGCCAGAAGTTCGATGCTGGGGCAAACAGCACAATCATGCCCAAAAGAAAAACAAGAGAAAAGCAAGAGAAAGAAATGCCGGCAGCACCGGATGAACGAAAGCTGAAGCATCCCGCAACCGCTGCGCCCACCAGAAACATCCACCACGCTCCAATGCCATCGAGTCGCCGcgaaccaagcaacaccttcaggaaggactgcgacgacgacgacgctgctgcccggatgAATCCTAGGATTTCTCCCGGTACACGGAGGGAAGCGGGCGAGAGGTACTCCCGACACCCTTCAAGAAGGTTGATGGCGCCCGCAGGCGTCACCGCGTCAGTGCCGGGCGGACCCGAGAGGGATTTCGCCCTACCCCTCATACCCACAACCCAGGACCAACCGGCGGCTCCACCACGCCAACCGCCCACCAACCAGCGCCACCACAGTCACGAGGACACCACCGTCGTCTCTCCACCGCAGACACTGCGAGGCCGGCCGAACCAAACGAGACCACCGCCGATAGGGACCAGGAGCACCACAGCCACgtgggaggggacaacctccacgGCACAAGCCGTAGCAGACCGGACACAGGCGCGGGAGCACGCCGGACCCCCTGCCCAGCCGGGCCCAGATCGGGCCCGTTAAGCTCCTGCTGCCGCGCTCCCGTCGACGCAGCGCGGAGCCGCCGGTCCCAACGACCGCATCCCGCCAGCCCAGCCGGAGGAGACCCGCCGGAGGCCAGACCAACCCGCCCTAACCCAGATCGGGcccaaaagggcccagatctgggctgcAGGGCTCCGCCGGCCAACCCCCGTCGCCAGCCGCCACCGCTGCCGAGTCTGCGCCCGATCTACACCGGGGCACCGCCCACCAAGGCGCACCGTCGCCGGAAACCGCCGCCCGAGCCGGGGAACCGTGAGGGGGAGAGGNNNNNNNNNNNNNNNNNNNNNNNNNNNNNNNNNNNNNNNNNNNNNNNNNNNNNNNNNNNNNNNNNNNNNNNNNNNNNNNNNNNNNNNNNNNNNNNNNNNNNNNNNNNNNNNNNNNNNNNNNNNNNNNNNNNNNNNNNNNNNNNNNGGGGGGGGGGGAGGAAGAAGGAAGCCAAAGGCAGAGGTTTTACTAATTCCTTGGATGAGACAGCCGCGTAGGAGCACACGGAGAAATAAGCAATAAATGGCTAGCTGGTATTAGCCTTATAAGAAACTAGTATTATAGCCCGCGCTTCGCCCCAGTTCTTTTGGATATTGACAACGAAAATCCTATTCCTACGTGCAAGTTACTAAAAGAACTCTATGTACTAGTTCATTTGGATCATAACCACCCCCCATGATTTTAGCTAACCGTTTCCAGATTTGACTAGTATGTAAACTTTTTTATAAAACC
It contains:
- the LOC119338985 gene encoding alpha/beta hydrolase domain-containing protein 17C-like isoform X2 translates to MGGVTSSVAAKFAFFPPDPPSYGVVDEEPLPPGVAPAGSDAAALSRRVLMTGVLWREGVEARRLRTRRGTEIIAMYVGCPKASLTVLYSHGNAADLGKMYELFIEFSARLHVNIMGYDYSGYGRSSGKNIEKIPHVKCPVLVIHGTSDDVVDFSHGKRIWELSQQKYEPLWIEGGDHCNLETFPVYIRHLKKFLSAVEKLPAGKEAAPESEKLLAGNEKPSDSVALSEAHLMTSQRLEPSRKSSRHEQPPRLSTERVDKHHRSTDVREKTRSITHKERSRRSVDTFDRTRDENEQTDKPRKSIDRLGEMIRSMGLCNVDCFKEPSRETEAC
- the LOC119338985 gene encoding alpha/beta hydrolase domain-containing protein 17B-like isoform X1, which translates into the protein MGGVTSSVAAKFAFFPPDPPSYGVVDEEPLPPGVAPAGSDAAALSRRVLMTGVLWREGVEARRLRTRRGTEIIAMYVGCPKASLTVLYSHGNAADLGKMYELFIEFSARLHVNIMGYDYSGYGRSSGKASEANTFADIESAYKCLVEVYGTREEDIVLYGQSVGSGPTVDLAAHLHHIRAVVLHSPILSGLRVMYSVKKTYWFDIYKNIEKIPHVKCPVLVIHGTSDDVVDFSHGKRIWELSQQKYEPLWIEGGDHCNLETFPVYIRHLKKFLSAVEKLPAGKEAAPESEKLLAGNEKPSDSVALSEAHLMTSQRLEPSRKSSRHEQPPRLSTERVDKHHRSTDVREKTRSITHKERSRRSVDTFDRTRDENEQTDKPRKSIDRLGEMIRSMGLCNVDCFKEPSRETEAC